The following coding sequences lie in one Deltaproteobacteria bacterium genomic window:
- the hcp gene encoding type VI secretion system tube protein Hcp — translation MAETSHLFLKANGADVQGESSQTSLGREGSIECVYWSSEVETAREKGSSLATGRRTYKPIVFRKRIDKSTPLLAKALCNNEVIEGTFKFFRPNPTGDGTTEQFFTVEFKNARIAFFKMVSPDCIDPAKSAEPPLEEIGIVFHNITWTYMNGGISHHDNWKENT, via the coding sequence ATGGCAGAGACAAGTCATCTCTTTCTGAAGGCGAACGGTGCGGATGTCCAAGGCGAGTCGTCGCAGACTAGCCTCGGTCGCGAGGGCAGCATCGAGTGCGTCTACTGGTCGAGCGAGGTGGAGACCGCGCGCGAGAAGGGCTCGAGCCTGGCGACGGGTCGACGGACCTACAAGCCGATCGTCTTCCGCAAGCGGATCGACAAGTCGACCCCGCTGCTGGCGAAGGCGCTCTGCAACAACGAGGTCATCGAGGGAACGTTCAAGTTCTTCCGTCCCAACCCGACGGGTGACGGCACCACCGAGCAGTTCTTCACCGTCGAGTTCAAGAATGCTCGCATCGCATTCTTCAAGATGGTGTCCCCGGACTGCATCGACCCGGCGAAGTCGGCGGAGCCTCCGCTGGAGGAGATCGGCATCGTGTTCCACAACATCACGTGGACGTATATGAACGGCGGCATCTCGCACCACGACAACTGGAAAGAGAACACCTAA
- a CDS encoding DotU family type IV/VI secretion system protein — protein MDRVNELTKDCFDALIQLRNVADESLLAPEMFHARVIGFIDELFRSGPRMGLVDRDLHDIAYAVVALADEVAMRKTGSIRDVWMSKPLQLHYFNENLAGEGFFHRLEATLGDPRRVDVLRVYYLCLLFGFQGRYAVRGGELELAAVQRRVRDVLGIHARPEPLSKHHLRPRERVDRAQQYYVTVWIGLLAVLFSLALIIVLRKALDRQSSNISERIEALLPDE, from the coding sequence ATGGACCGGGTCAACGAACTCACGAAGGACTGCTTCGATGCGCTGATCCAGCTGCGCAACGTCGCCGACGAGAGCCTGCTGGCGCCGGAGATGTTCCACGCGCGGGTGATCGGCTTCATCGACGAGCTGTTCCGCTCGGGACCACGCATGGGCCTGGTCGATCGCGACCTCCACGACATCGCCTACGCGGTCGTGGCGCTCGCCGACGAGGTCGCGATGCGCAAGACCGGCAGCATCCGCGACGTGTGGATGAGCAAGCCGCTGCAGCTGCACTACTTCAACGAGAACCTCGCGGGTGAGGGCTTCTTCCACCGGCTCGAGGCCACGCTCGGTGATCCACGACGGGTCGACGTGCTGCGGGTCTACTACCTGTGCCTGCTGTTCGGCTTCCAAGGCCGCTACGCCGTTCGTGGCGGCGAGCTCGAGCTGGCCGCGGTGCAACGCCGGGTCCGCGACGTGCTCGGCATCCACGCACGGCCCGAGCCGCTCTCGAAGCACCACCTGCGGCCACGCGAGCGGGTCGACCGCGCGCAGCAGTACTACGTCACCGTGTGGATCGGGTTGCTCGCGGTGCTGTTCTCGCTGGCGCTCATCATCGTGCTGCGCAAGGCACTCGATCGCCAGAGCTCCAACATCAGCGAGCGCATCGAGGCGCTGCTCCCGGACGAGTAG
- the tssK gene encoding type VI secretion system baseplate subunit TssK, whose amino-acid sequence MAKRNLDRVVWTEGMLMCPQHLQQQDQFMEATLSSRLAAAAPVAWGVVAMTIDDGALKAGSFKLTEFVGVLSAGLPVEFSPSEGGAPAARPIADAFPTTAPMLEVYLAVPASREGIPNYQDAIDDTANARFRIANRPVQDLTIAKTEQIVAFGQPNLSIVFGTEARDDFETVKIAEIVRDGTGSFALSRNYIPPALKVAASPVLASWMQDLLSVMLTKQRALSETRRQIDAAAVEFTGQDITRFLLLNALNTYIPHVRHITETRVASPLSCYLTLIELGGALTTFSSEVDPSSFPRFNHADLRSSFEELFGLLNKMLGATVRELCITVPLEARQDGMWIGQLKDDRLPRCPRFVLAVEAEGSQQDVANRLPKLSKIASWKQINQIVRSATPGVPLVVTHRPPSEVPVRPKQVYFMLDVSSDFWRQIATERTVAIYLPPPFDPSKAKIVLMGVPERAAQA is encoded by the coding sequence ATGGCCAAGCGCAACCTCGATCGCGTGGTGTGGACCGAGGGGATGCTCATGTGTCCCCAGCACCTGCAGCAGCAGGATCAATTCATGGAGGCGACGCTGTCGTCGCGCCTTGCCGCCGCGGCCCCGGTCGCATGGGGCGTGGTCGCGATGACGATCGACGACGGCGCGCTCAAGGCCGGCTCGTTCAAGCTCACCGAGTTCGTCGGCGTGCTGTCGGCCGGCCTGCCGGTGGAGTTCTCGCCCAGTGAGGGCGGAGCCCCGGCCGCGCGACCGATCGCCGACGCGTTCCCGACCACCGCACCGATGCTCGAGGTCTACCTCGCGGTGCCGGCCTCGCGCGAGGGCATCCCGAACTACCAGGACGCCATCGACGACACCGCCAACGCCCGCTTCCGCATCGCGAACCGCCCGGTGCAGGACCTGACCATCGCCAAGACCGAGCAGATCGTCGCGTTCGGCCAGCCCAACCTCTCGATCGTGTTCGGTACCGAGGCCCGCGACGACTTCGAGACCGTCAAGATCGCCGAGATCGTCCGCGACGGCACCGGCAGCTTCGCGCTGTCGCGCAACTACATCCCGCCCGCCCTCAAGGTCGCTGCCTCACCGGTGCTCGCGTCGTGGATGCAGGACCTGCTCAGCGTGATGCTCACCAAGCAGCGCGCGCTGTCCGAGACCCGCCGCCAGATCGACGCCGCGGCGGTCGAGTTCACCGGCCAGGACATCACGCGGTTCCTGCTGCTGAACGCGCTCAACACGTACATCCCCCACGTCCGCCACATCACCGAGACCCGCGTGGCCTCGCCGCTGTCGTGCTACCTGACGCTGATCGAGCTCGGCGGTGCGCTCACGACCTTCTCGAGCGAGGTCGATCCGTCGAGCTTCCCGCGCTTCAACCACGCCGATCTGCGCAGCAGCTTCGAGGAGCTGTTCGGGCTGCTCAACAAGATGCTGGGCGCGACGGTGCGCGAGCTGTGCATTACCGTGCCGCTCGAGGCACGCCAGGACGGCATGTGGATCGGCCAGCTCAAGGACGATCGCCTGCCCCGCTGCCCGCGCTTCGTGCTCGCGGTCGAGGCCGAGGGCTCGCAGCAGGACGTCGCCAACCGCCTGCCCAAGCTGTCGAAGATCGCCTCGTGGAAGCAGATCAACCAGATCGTGCGCTCGGCGACCCCGGGCGTGCCGCTGGTGGTCACCCATCGCCCACCCTCCGAGGTGCCGGTGCGACCCAAGCAGGTCTACTTCATGCTCGACGTTTCGAGCGACTTCTGGCGACAGATCGCGACCGAGCGCACCGTCGCGATCTACTTGCCGCCGCCCTTCGATCCCAGCAAGGCCAAGATCGTGCTGATGGGCGTGCCCGAGCGCGCCGCACAGGCGTGA
- the tssJ gene encoding type VI secretion system lipoprotein TssJ has protein sequence MPTRRTRTAPLLRCASTLALGLALALSISACKKKNEGPTCKPEDHAKFKVRVLVQPTNDINPDESGAPLPTLMRIYQLTSDEKVPLLDYREVWDKGKDVFGDTFVAETEHQVYPGKPDMVEIEPDPKANYVLAIALFREPTGSSWYRLWDVPKYHGDSVCLAERQKKTWADPCFYVSMERSTIDGGHTPPASFDKALAGVECPGPPLKMKPPAPEPEGKKKKKKKLKDLKKPEVPEQPAAPEAPAAPEAPSAPTAPEGPAAPEAPAAPGKG, from the coding sequence ATGCCCACGCGACGCACTCGGACCGCTCCTCTCCTGCGCTGTGCATCGACCCTGGCCCTGGGTCTCGCGCTCGCGCTCTCGATCTCCGCCTGCAAGAAGAAGAACGAAGGTCCGACCTGCAAGCCGGAGGACCACGCGAAGTTCAAGGTCCGCGTCTTGGTGCAGCCGACCAACGACATCAACCCCGACGAGAGCGGCGCACCGCTGCCGACGTTGATGCGGATCTACCAGCTCACCTCCGACGAGAAGGTGCCGCTGCTCGACTATCGCGAGGTCTGGGACAAGGGCAAGGACGTGTTCGGCGACACCTTCGTCGCCGAGACCGAGCACCAGGTCTATCCCGGCAAGCCCGACATGGTGGAGATCGAGCCCGATCCCAAGGCGAACTACGTGCTGGCGATCGCGCTCTTCCGCGAGCCCACCGGCTCGAGCTGGTACCGCCTGTGGGACGTGCCGAAGTACCACGGCGACTCGGTGTGCTTGGCCGAGCGGCAGAAGAAGACCTGGGCCGATCCGTGCTTCTACGTGTCGATGGAGCGCAGCACCATCGACGGTGGCCACACCCCGCCGGCGAGCTTCGACAAGGCGCTGGCCGGGGTCGAGTGCCCCGGCCCGCCGCTCAAGATGAAGCCGCCCGCACCCGAGCCCGAGGGCAAGAAGAAGAAAAAGAAGAAGCTGAAGGACTTGAAGAAGCCCGAGGTGCCCGAGCAGCCCGCAGCCCCCGAGGCTCCGGCGGCACCCGAGGCCCCCTCCGCACCGACCGCGCCCGAAGGCCCGGCCGCACCCGAAGCCCCCGCGGCACCGGGGAAGGGCTGA
- the tadA gene encoding Flp pilus assembly complex ATPase component TadA — protein MLRISVSKAGEVPRAHVFEKREITVGRTAANDLMISEPGVSSAHARVLFTGTEVTIIDLESTNGTFVNGTRIQGPYILAPRDEVYICAHRLEFEIAAGAMAGPNTGGRGVGMTSDPSIQPPSPAFAASPAPSPAPGYPSSPPPLGPPAAAFGAPSPAFGAAPSPAFGGMPQSEPPPLGPPAPLDAGLSSGGPPMSLGVPSAVGVGGPRPRSADEPPTMPPPITPIGGPSLGAPAGAMTSAPSMPPPLEFSSPNLAADLGDLPPPVVAEAPARTGATLTPSQGGIADASAPPRLETKRPDTREPAANLEPIVAHGEPAWPATPSYAVDPPSMPPPVDSLPPPVEPVATPEPPPPPVEPAPPVIEPAPPPVESPIAAAPPPLPSAEREPSSPRAMTPAPAPLPPIEPPVAASIEPPVSPDAYTTADASVNDISRPFAPTRSSPSRPPGVPQVIAAPGAPQLRSSPQQSPVLIDPRHVESLDVDFTDLSALSGTALMRAACARVFAAVMDTLAPEDGVPDRDGDTRARARAEAMRLLQHASTTVTGIEVRPWSERIVSELCGLGALSARLAEPDVQEIFVHGPDRVLVRRGTGPAAEIDAKFSCPQAIEVVVRRLTGTNFGAENPIVDARTLDGADVYAVHESVASGGPVVNITLPSPSETRWTLERLLQDGSISPAIANLLATCVQAGLGILVCAGPGARAFPLLAALMDAAPTTDRQVLVRPMSEPGLLPPQVVVLEGDGLVGTDGTTVMQALVRTAVGLRPDRLCLHETAGPEAAELLAIAGRGLSGVLASTRASTAMGGIGRLAALSGLEGGGLDLVSRTELVARSIEVIVCVGRFPDGVSRVVELAETRVGQDGAAAAAEIIGIDARTGTWRHTGVVPNFFATLQRRGVVVDAAMLGS, from the coding sequence ATGCTCCGCATCTCCGTGTCCAAGGCCGGCGAGGTCCCGCGCGCGCACGTCTTCGAGAAGCGGGAGATCACCGTCGGTCGCACGGCGGCCAACGATCTGATGATCTCCGAGCCAGGGGTCTCGAGCGCCCATGCGCGGGTGCTGTTCACCGGCACCGAGGTCACGATCATCGATCTCGAGTCCACCAACGGCACCTTCGTCAACGGCACGCGCATCCAGGGCCCGTACATCCTCGCGCCCCGGGACGAGGTCTACATCTGCGCCCACCGGCTCGAGTTCGAGATTGCCGCCGGCGCGATGGCGGGCCCGAACACCGGCGGGCGCGGCGTCGGCATGACCTCGGATCCGTCGATCCAGCCGCCGTCCCCCGCGTTCGCAGCATCGCCCGCCCCGAGCCCCGCGCCCGGCTACCCGTCGTCGCCGCCACCCCTCGGGCCGCCCGCAGCAGCGTTCGGTGCACCGTCGCCGGCCTTCGGCGCCGCGCCAAGCCCCGCGTTCGGCGGCATGCCGCAATCGGAGCCACCGCCGCTCGGGCCCCCAGCACCGCTCGATGCCGGGCTGTCGTCGGGCGGACCGCCGATGAGCCTCGGGGTTCCATCGGCGGTCGGCGTCGGTGGGCCGCGCCCGCGCAGCGCCGATGAACCTCCCACGATGCCGCCACCGATCACACCCATCGGCGGGCCGTCGCTCGGGGCCCCGGCCGGCGCGATGACCTCGGCGCCGTCGATGCCGCCGCCGCTCGAGTTCTCGTCGCCGAACCTCGCGGCCGATCTCGGCGACCTGCCGCCGCCGGTCGTGGCCGAAGCGCCCGCACGCACCGGCGCGACGCTCACGCCGAGCCAAGGCGGCATCGCCGACGCCAGCGCGCCGCCACGACTCGAGACCAAGCGCCCGGACACCCGCGAGCCCGCGGCGAACCTCGAGCCGATCGTCGCGCACGGCGAGCCCGCGTGGCCGGCCACGCCTTCGTACGCCGTCGATCCACCGTCGATGCCACCGCCGGTGGACTCGCTCCCGCCGCCCGTCGAACCGGTGGCGACGCCCGAACCTCCCCCGCCACCGGTCGAGCCCGCACCGCCCGTGATCGAGCCCGCACCACCACCGGTGGAATCACCGATCGCCGCCGCACCACCGCCGTTGCCGAGCGCAGAGCGCGAGCCCAGCTCGCCGCGGGCGATGACCCCGGCACCGGCACCGCTGCCGCCGATCGAGCCGCCGGTCGCGGCCTCGATCGAGCCGCCGGTCTCCCCCGACGCGTACACCACCGCCGACGCGTCGGTGAACGACATCTCGCGCCCCTTTGCGCCCACGCGCAGCAGCCCCTCGCGCCCGCCGGGCGTGCCGCAGGTCATCGCCGCCCCCGGTGCGCCGCAGCTGCGCTCGAGTCCGCAGCAGTCGCCGGTGCTGATCGACCCGCGCCACGTCGAGTCGCTCGACGTCGACTTCACCGATCTCTCGGCGTTGTCGGGCACCGCGCTCATGCGTGCCGCGTGCGCCCGGGTGTTCGCCGCCGTGATGGACACCCTCGCGCCCGAGGACGGCGTGCCCGATCGCGACGGTGACACCCGCGCCCGCGCCCGCGCCGAGGCCATGCGACTGCTGCAGCACGCCTCGACCACCGTGACCGGCATCGAGGTGCGTCCCTGGTCGGAGCGCATCGTGAGCGAGCTGTGCGGGCTCGGGGCCTTGTCGGCCCGGCTCGCCGAGCCCGACGTGCAGGAGATCTTCGTGCACGGCCCCGATCGCGTGCTGGTGCGGCGGGGGACCGGACCGGCCGCCGAGATCGACGCCAAGTTCTCGTGCCCGCAGGCCATCGAAGTCGTCGTGCGTCGACTGACGGGCACCAACTTCGGTGCAGAGAACCCCATCGTCGATGCGCGCACGCTCGACGGCGCTGATGTCTACGCGGTGCACGAGTCGGTCGCCAGCGGCGGACCGGTCGTCAACATCACGCTGCCGTCGCCGTCCGAGACCCGCTGGACGCTCGAGCGGCTGCTGCAGGACGGCTCGATCTCGCCGGCGATCGCGAACCTGCTCGCGACGTGCGTGCAGGCCGGGCTCGGTATCCTGGTGTGCGCCGGCCCGGGCGCGCGGGCGTTCCCGCTGCTGGCGGCGTTGATGGACGCGGCACCGACCACCGATCGCCAGGTGTTGGTGCGGCCGATGTCCGAGCCGGGCTTGTTGCCACCACAGGTGGTCGTGCTCGAGGGCGACGGCCTGGTCGGCACCGACGGCACCACGGTGATGCAGGCGCTGGTGCGCACGGCGGTGGGGCTGCGCCCCGATCGCCTCTGCCTGCACGAGACCGCCGGTCCCGAGGCCGCCGAGCTGCTCGCCATCGCCGGCCGCGGCCTCTCCGGTGTGCTCGCCTCGACCCGTGCCAGTACCGCCATGGGTGGCATCGGCCGCCTCGCCGCGCTCTCGGGGCTCGAGGGCGGCGGGCTCGATCTGGTGAGTCGCACCGAGCTGGTCGCCCGATCGATCGAGGTCATCGTGTGCGTGGGTCGATTCCCCGATGGCGTGTCGCGCGTGGTCGAGCTCGCCGAGACCCGCGTGGGCCAGGACGGCGCGGCCGCAGCCGCCGAGATCATCGGGATCGACGCGCGCACCGGCACGTGGCGCCACACCGGCGTGGTGCCCAACTTCTTCGCGACGCTGCAGCGACGCGGGGTCGTGGTCGACGCGGCGATGCTCGGCAGCTGA
- the tssE gene encoding type VI secretion system baseplate subunit TssE, which produces MSTRGLLSRLSSPDPLRPIDEVQSILANLRAILNSRIGDSHTASEFGIIDLADLVHAFPNAALALEKSIRATVAEYEPRLKNVRVRQVPGEDPLTLVFEIAARLAGDRHQGVVRVRTEVSSQGRVKVE; this is translated from the coding sequence ATGAGCACCCGAGGACTCCTCTCGCGCCTGTCATCCCCGGACCCGCTGCGTCCGATCGACGAGGTGCAGTCGATCCTCGCCAACCTGCGGGCGATCCTCAATAGCCGCATCGGCGACTCCCACACCGCCAGCGAGTTCGGCATCATCGACCTCGCCGACCTCGTGCACGCCTTCCCCAACGCCGCGCTCGCGCTCGAGAAGTCGATCCGCGCCACCGTGGCGGAGTACGAGCCGCGGCTCAAGAACGTTCGCGTGCGGCAGGTGCCGGGCGAAGACCCGCTGACCCTGGTCTTCGAGATCGCGGCGCGGCTGGCCGGCGATCGCCACCAAGGGGTGGTCCGCGTGCGCACCGAGGTGAGCTCGCAGGGCCGCGTCAAGGTCGAGTGA
- the tssF gene encoding type VI secretion system baseplate subunit TssF — protein MGSKHYESELAYLREMGREFALVHPTTAGLLAEKGSDPDVERLLEGFAFLTARIRERIDDAVPAIIHGVAQLVFPHYLRPVPSMSIIQYTPPLRALRAVATVPRGTRVSAKPLQGTACEFRTTADIDLLPLELVDATLDETAAHRPVIRLRFNTTEAGRQVVCRREGVRLMLHGEPSLTCALYLWLRRYCKAAALKCGSAAPVGLGADAIVPVGFGEGEAMLPWPSFAPAGYRVLQEYFALPGKFLFVDIRNFDRLTLTEDSFELALTFERPPALPARLTTETFRLFCTPVINLFETSADPIKRDIRVYEQLLRASGLKPAHMEIYEVTSVIGVRQGQAQRKQYAPFVAYTHATEGRDAAYYVLRPTTSPIDDATDTYLSIATPRNVSTNSFEVEEVLSIDVVATNRNLPAELQLGEICTTPRGVASPAPFRNIAPVTVPARPALGNELHWRLLSHMGLSRSSLADVGVLRALLALYNFQREVSATAGRANELKIESLRKVSAEAITRMLQGAPVRGTRVNIEIDEARAGTVGEAFVFGCVLDELYAAHVALNSLTEQHLQLHPSKVEFGWPARSGRQHIV, from the coding sequence GTGGGATCCAAGCACTACGAGAGCGAGCTCGCCTACCTGCGCGAGATGGGCCGCGAGTTCGCGCTGGTCCATCCCACGACCGCCGGCCTGTTGGCGGAGAAGGGCAGCGATCCCGATGTCGAGCGGCTGCTCGAGGGCTTCGCGTTCCTGACCGCGAGGATCCGCGAGCGCATCGACGACGCGGTGCCGGCGATCATCCATGGCGTCGCGCAGCTGGTGTTCCCGCACTACCTGCGCCCGGTGCCGTCGATGTCGATCATCCAGTACACACCGCCGCTGCGGGCACTGCGGGCGGTGGCCACGGTGCCCCGCGGCACACGGGTGTCGGCCAAGCCGCTGCAGGGCACCGCCTGCGAGTTCCGCACCACCGCCGACATCGATCTGCTGCCGCTGGAGCTGGTCGACGCGACGCTCGACGAGACCGCAGCGCACCGCCCGGTCATCCGCCTGCGCTTCAACACCACCGAGGCCGGTCGCCAGGTGGTGTGCCGCCGCGAGGGCGTGCGGCTGATGCTGCACGGCGAGCCGTCGCTGACATGCGCGCTGTACCTGTGGCTGCGGCGCTACTGCAAGGCCGCCGCGCTCAAGTGCGGCAGCGCGGCGCCGGTGGGTCTGGGCGCCGATGCGATCGTCCCGGTCGGCTTCGGCGAGGGCGAGGCGATGCTGCCGTGGCCCAGCTTCGCGCCCGCGGGCTATCGCGTGCTGCAGGAGTACTTCGCGCTGCCCGGCAAGTTCCTGTTCGTCGACATCCGCAACTTCGATCGGCTGACGCTCACCGAGGACAGCTTCGAGCTCGCACTGACCTTCGAGCGCCCGCCGGCCCTGCCTGCGCGACTGACCACCGAGACCTTCCGGCTGTTCTGCACGCCCGTCATCAACCTGTTCGAGACCTCGGCCGATCCGATCAAGCGCGACATCCGGGTCTACGAGCAGCTGCTGCGCGCGTCGGGCCTCAAGCCCGCGCACATGGAGATCTACGAGGTGACGTCGGTCATCGGCGTGCGCCAGGGCCAGGCCCAGCGCAAGCAGTACGCGCCGTTCGTCGCCTACACCCACGCGACCGAGGGGCGTGACGCGGCCTACTACGTGCTGCGTCCGACGACGTCGCCCATCGACGACGCCACCGACACGTACCTGTCGATCGCGACGCCACGCAACGTCAGCACCAACAGCTTCGAGGTCGAAGAGGTGCTGTCGATCGACGTGGTCGCGACCAACCGCAATCTGCCCGCGGAGCTGCAGCTCGGTGAGATCTGCACCACGCCGCGCGGCGTGGCCTCGCCGGCGCCGTTTCGCAACATCGCGCCGGTGACGGTGCCGGCCCGCCCCGCGCTCGGCAACGAGCTGCACTGGCGGCTGCTCTCGCACATGGGCCTGTCGCGCTCGTCGCTGGCCGACGTCGGGGTGCTGCGGGCCCTGCTGGCGCTCTACAACTTCCAGCGCGAGGTGAGCGCGACGGCCGGTCGCGCCAACGAGCTCAAGATCGAGTCGCTGCGCAAGGTCAGCGCCGAGGCCATCACGCGCATGCTGCAGGGCGCTCCGGTTCGCGGCACGCGGGTGAACATCGAGATCGACGAGGCCCGCGCGGGCACCGTCGGCGAGGCGTTCGTGTTCGGCTGCGTGCTCGACGAGCTCTATGCGGCCCACGTCGCGCTCAACTCCTTGACCGAGCAACACCTGCAGCTGCACCCGTCGAAGGTGGAGTTCGGGTGGCCGGCGCGCAGCGGGCGGCAGCACATCGTATGA